From the genome of Aspergillus oryzae RIB40 DNA, chromosome 4:
ATTCCCTTGAGAGGCTGAGTAAACACAAATGTAGAATGTTGCTCAACGTAGTAAACGTCCTTTCCTTTAGAAAGACCACGTTCCTCGACAGCCGCGGCAGTAGGGAAACGGATAGTATACAATGGGTTCTCAACTCTTCCCAATGTCTCAGCAACCACACCAGCGACACTCCTGTCTTCAAAGCAGAGTAATGAGCCCGATTCCAGCACCTGGTACTCTCCAGAAGTGTTCGCCGCGATCAGGACCGTGTTCTCAACAATTGCCTCCACATGTCCCAGGTGCACAATCTTCATTTCGGGAGTCACAGTGACATCCGGGATAGGGGGcgcttcttctggaatctCATTTGCCGTTCTAATATGACCACCCGATTTGCCcttcccctctccttcatcgtcGGAACCAAGTTCTGCCTGCATCAGGATACGCGCTTGTTCTTCGGGGCTGAGAATTGGGTagtcttcgtcgtcttcatcgctgtCATCTGAGGAATCGCTAGAAGAATCATCGGAAGATGACTCGTACGGAGAAAAATCGATCTCCCATTCAGGAtgctcctcctcgtcctgtTCCGCTTGATCATGTTCCATAGCGTCGGGGGGAGGCACAGTTCCTGTCCCGCTTGCATCACCATTGGTCATGTTGTCGTCCGCCTGAGGTTGATTTGGAACTTCGGCCTGGCTACGTGGTTCCGAATTTTGTTCCCCCTCAACGTTTCCGATGTTCTCCACGGTAGGCTCTTGCTTCTTAGGCTCcgtttcttcaagatccaTGCCATTTTGCGTATCCGTATGCGCACCTTCCTGGGGTCCGGGGTTAGGCGACGGGCTTGGATCGCTCTGCGCCGGCTGTAGATCCTTGAGACTATCATTGACAAGGTTTAACCCAGGGATCAGTGTTGAAGGGTGAGATGTCGTGGCTGGTTCATTGGTTTGACCTTGAATAGCTGCTCCCGGGTTCTCGCTAGGTTCCGCAGGCGTGCGCGCGACCCATGGCGTGTTGTAGAAATCACTTCCATCGTCCGCAGGTGTTAGTGCAATGGGTGGCGTATCATTCATGCAAGTCCGTTTCACAGGAGGCCCCTCGTTCGCATCCTCTAGGGAATGCTGGGGTTGAACAGGAGGCTGCCGATCACTCATTATGTGTCTCTGTAGCCTTGAGAAAGACGTATCCCAGAGGCGAGagggaaaataataataataataataataataatggTATAGTTGAAGATATGATCGCAGGCAAAATCTAATGCgggaactttttttttttcgaaGTGCCATAATTGCCGTAGCGGTTACCGGAGAAGCTTTCTTATCGATAACGTGTTTGTTACGTTAAGCTTCAACCATGCCTTAACTTTACATGTTGATAAATCTTCCCTCGACGAATGTCAGCAAAATGGCATCTGCCAGGAAAACAATTGAGGTTTCCTCAATGCCAACGGGGCAGGCACCGCGGTCCAAGAAACGGTATCAAACCTAGAgttcctttcctttatcAATCAAGCTAACACTCGCGACCTTCGCAGACCCCCGCCACCGCCCTATTACATTCCATTGAATATAACGCTCTATGTGttcctcatctccaacgCAATTGCTGCTTTCCTTGCACCCGTTCAGGACTGTGACGAAGTCTTCAACTTTTGGGAACCTACACATTACCTTGATCATGGATACGGACTTCAGACGTGGGAGTACTCGCCGGTGTATTCAATCCGGAGCTGGCTCTATGTTACCATTCATGCCATTGTCGGGAAAGTGGCCTCCCTTGCTCTAGTTACGAAAAGCTCTCAATTCTATGCGATCcgcttttttcttgccctcgTTTGCGCCGCCTGTCAGACCCGACTCTATGCGGCAATCTGTCGAACACTAAGCCCCAAGATTGGCCTGTTCTTTCTTATGATCGTTGCGTTCAGCCCGGGCATGTTTCACGCTTCCACAGCattccttccctccagcTTTACTATGTACATGTCCATGCTCGGTCTCACAGCCTTCTTGGATTGGCGACGTCAGAAGATTGCGCAAGGAATTATGTGGTTTGGCCTCGGTGCGATTGTCGGCTGGCCTTTTGCCGGTGCATTGATCGTTCCACTTCTGCTCGCCGAGCTTCTTGTCGGCGTTATTTCGGGATCCCTAGGAACAGTTGTCTCTGGTATCTTTAACGGGTCCATCAGATGTCTGGCAATCCTGGTATGCAACTACGGACTGACAGTCTATGATCTCCGTCTTGTGCTAATATGACGCAGGCTGCGGAAATTGCTGTTGACTATGCTTTCCTCCGTAAGTTCGCTGTTGTACCTTGGAATATTGTCGCCTACAACATCTTTGGAGGCGAGGGTAAGGGTCCAGACATCTTCGGTACAGAGCCTTGGACATTCTACATAAGGAATCTACTACTGAATTTCAATATCTGGTTCATATTTGCGATGTCTGCGGCACCTTTACTACTTCTGCAGGCCATATTCCGACCCCAAGCGACCAAGAAGGAGATTCCGCTACGAACCTTAGCTGTGATTGCGCCATTTTATATGTGGTTTGCGATCTTTACCGCTCAGCCTCACAAGGAAGAAAGGTTTATGTATCCGGCGtacccttttcttgctctcaATGCGGCGATCGCAATCCACATAATCCTCACCTACGTTGGGTCTAAGGACTCTAAAGGGTCCAAGGGAACCTTGTTAGCCCAAGCCAAGCTTACCATCGTAACGGCTGTTGTTCTGGCTGCTATCAATGCTGGCTTGCTGCGGACTGTCGGTATGATCACCGCCTACAACGCCCCTCTCAAGGTATTCGAACCGCTGGAGCGGCTGGACATTCCCCAAGCGGGCGACTCGGTATGCTTCGGTAAAGAGTGGTACCGATTCCCATCTTCGTTCTTCCTCCCTGATGGCATGCGGGCCAAGTTTATTCGCAGCGAATTCCGGGGGTTGCTCCCTGGCCAATTCCCCGATGCCACGGATTATCCTGCTCTTTTCGACGGTACATCTCAGATCCCCGAAGGCATGAACGACTTGAACCAGGAGGACCCAGGAAAATACGTAAGTGTATAACAAGACGACCTTtatatctccatcagctAATCCCGAACGTAGGTTGACATCTCCCAATGCTCATTCCTTGTCGACTCATACTTCCCAAGTCGCGATGCAACCGAGCTGGAACCCGATTATATCCACGACGAGTCACAGTGGGAGGTGATGTCGTGCAAGCCCTTCCTCGATGCTTCACAAACGGGTCTTATAGGCCGACTGATCTGGGTTCCTGATCTGCCGGGGCTCCCGGATCAACTCCAGCGTAAATGGGGGCAATATTGCCTCCTACGGCGACGTGATGTCAGCGCCGAGACGGATTAAATGGTCACATGTACTATCAAGACGGCTCTTCCACCAATGTAAATAGGCCAGAATGCTATCTCTGGATATTACCTTCATTCGTATCCGAGATGCGAACCCGCAGAGGCAAACACGTAGGGCGGCAGTGCGACCATACCTGAAGGAGACAAAAGATCCCCCGGAGCTGCAGAGATaagcatcttcttccccgcaAACTTTAGATGTCGATCGCATCCGATTAACAGATACGGCAGTTGACTATCTGATCCCTTGCCTCCAGGCTTGATAACGCTCTGCTGCATAATGTATCCATCCGTATGCTGTACTGCATCCTACGTGGTGGATAATGATGCTTTAAATCTACCCCCCTTCATCCATATCCCAACCCTACTTGTAGCATTCTCCCTACAACATGATCTATACCTATAGAAACCAACTCCTCTCATGATACCAACAATAACATAAACAGTATCACtataaaagaaatccaacATGATATTCACAGCCCTCCCAACTACAATCACCCAACACCACCTCTCCAACGTCACCGCCATTTGCCTCCTCGCAACCCTAACCACCTATCTCCTCCACTCCCTCTGGAAGAAACACCACAGCTCGAAATCCCCCGAGAGCGACCCCGAACAAAAGTCCCTGTCCCCCGCTTCAAAGTTCAAACAGCCCACCCGCAAACCGGGAGAATGGACTCCATCCGACTTCAAGCGACCGCCTGCCGCTCCGTATCCAGACTGGGACGTGCATACCACCAAGCCAAAACCCTACCGACCGTTCAGATACGGACCGTAAGTCATACCAGACTACCATATTTCTATACAGAGTATATCCAGGCTGTATAAGCTAACAGAGAACCCACAGTAAATACTTCATCACAATGGGCCTGCGAAGCATGAAATGGGACGAATGGATCGAGCTCGACAACCACTACCCACGCTACCACGCCGACAAAGCACGTCGGATCAAAGAGCGAGGAGCGAAATGTTCCAAAACGGCCCCTGAAGCCATGGACGCTGCTATGGAGTTACTAGAAGAATTGTACGTTGCCTTCCTCTCCATACACCCCCCTCTCCATATACCTCCCATCCACTCATCCACACAACCTATCCACGATACCAACCATCCACccccaaagaaccaaaaccaccaactaACACCTCCAACACACAGAACAACCTACCTCCCCGAACGCTACCCAACCCTCTTCCGCAAAACCCCCACCGGAATAACCAACCTCCTCACCCAAGAAACCCTAACCACAGTCCCCCCCCTCTCCGAAGATCCCATGCAAACCTGCGGCCGCCTAATCCAAGACGACCTAGCCCTAATGCTCGAACGCCCCGACGGTGAATACTACCTCCTCGCCGGCtccatcctcctcgccgGCTTCTGGCGCCTCGAAGACAAATACGGCATGCGACTCTCCGAAATCCACACCTCTGGCTCCGTGCCCGGCtacaaagaaaagctcgAAAAGGGGATGTTGAATTTCTTCCGCAGGCTACGGCCCGAGGATCCCGTGCTCCGAAATAACTATTTTATTCAGGTGGATGAGAGTCTGCCCTGGTCGCATAGTATCGGGTCGGAGGATGGGGAGACGGTGTCGTGGAATACGGCGGAGAAGAATCGGGCGATTGAGCATCATTTTTTTCGGTCTGAGAGGCAGAGTTTGAGGAGGTTGCCTAGGTCCGGGGCGGTGGTGTTTACGATTAGGACTTATTTTGAGCCCATTAcggaggtggtgaaggagCCGTATGTGCCTGGCAGGTTGGCTTCGGCGGTTAGGAGTTGGGGGGAGGATGTGGCGAGGTATaaggggagggagaagtatGGAGAGGTTTTGTTGGAGTATTTGGATCGTATGCATGAGAGGCAGGTTGCTGAGGGTTTGGAAGTGGataaggaggaggaggttaGGAGTTATCCGTTTTGATTTTTTGGTGTTTgtgtatttatttatagGTGTTTGGGTGTCCTTGTGTCTTTAGTCTTATTATGTTGTGTTATGAGATATGATGACTTGAtgaatgtctttctttctttctttctttctttctttgtaGCTGGGTGTTGTATCTTGATGAGATTGTAAAGGGTATGTCTCTATGATCATATCATCTTTTGTCTCTGTAACTCGCCCAAGTCTGTTCAAGTCCAACAACAAGTCTAATCTCAGATACATTAGTAGATGCAATGGAACCTTCCGTGTATACCAAATGCTGGAGGCAGATTATCCTCCCAAACGCCAACCAATGCCCTAAAACCATACAAAAACCAGATCTAAAATAATCAAACAGCCAGCGAAgacgatcttctccttcttcgctttGCAAAGGCCAATTCGCGCTCTTGACGCCAAGAACACTCGTCGCGAAACTCACAGATCCGGCACTTCCACGCATCCATGACTTCGACACCCCGCGGGTTACGCTCGCCACGCCACCATTCCATCTGGTCAGATAGATAGGCTGTCAGAGCCGTGGGgtcaaagaggaaagagcgGCTGCCTAGCAATCGGGACTCCGTGTCGGTTGTTGGAGCTGATGACAGGTATCGGGCGGTCAGAAGAGGCGATAGCACAGTCGGATAAGGCTCGAGTAAGCCCGGTTGGAACTCAGAAGGGATTGAGGGTGCCACTGATACTGGTGTCGAATGTGCCGGTGGGAGGAAGGTGAGCCGGAGTTGGTCTTTCATCAGCTTCCAGAGGCTGGTCAGGTTGTTGTGCGCGAGAAGAATACTGGTCGAGTCCTGGCTGCCAGGGGGTGCAGAATCCGCGCCGTACGATGTACGTCGTCCAGCCGCATCTTCCGGAGTAAAGTCGCGGTCAAATTCTTGCGATGATAATGTATCGAAGAATTGGTCGTTGAGACCGCCTACTTCAGCTATGAAGGCGTCGGTGAATGTGCGTGTGGGATCCAGGCCATAGCGCGAGGCAAGTAGTTCGATGGATACATCCTCACTGGTAGCAAGCCGATTGAGCATATGATAGTACATCTGGAGTTGGAGCAGTGTCGGCCGGAACGATGAACTCTTCACAGTGGGGACAGAGGCACTAGCTCGGGTCTTGACGTCTGTCATGTATATACGAGGCAGACTGAAAGCCTCTGAGGAAGATTGACTGCCGATTCCGGAGTCATCTAAGCTGTCTTCTTGCTCACCATTCCAGGAGAGGTCAGTGAGCCGTTTGCCACCCTGCGACGGCGACAACAGGTAATCTGAAAGCGACATTTGGTACTCGGGCAGCACAGCCCTCGACGCCTCCACGTCGGCATAATACGACGCAGCCGTCGCTTCAAGCTCTGAGTCCGGACACTCGTAGGAGAGCTGGTCAATGACCCCGTTCACCAGCTCGCCATCCACCAGCCCCCATACCTCCAACTCTCGAGTGATACCATACTCCCTCAACGTCCGCAGCCCTTGTATGATATTCCATATCCTCAGCGCCAGCGCATCTTCTTTAGTCGTAATCTCCACCGGAACCGTCGTATAGAGCTCATCCTCTAACGTCTTATGTATCGTGCTCCCCTGCTTCATCGCCGGagtcctcctcttcctcccaaaCTTCGTCAACGTATACCAATACTGCAACTCGCACCACGCCGGCGAAATCAAATCCGTGACCGAAAAAGCCTTATTAGGCGGTTTCCGAAACCTCTCAATCGGCGCCCGGTTATCCGCAACAGCATCCGTAGCACCGGTAGCCCATTCTTTCTCGCGAGCTACATGCCTCTCGCGCTCCTTCGTCCGGCCCTCAGTAGAATTCGGATGCTCAACTAAACGCTTCGTCAGACCGTCAGCGCCCCACAACAAACAcaaaccaccaaaaccagGCGGAAAGAAAACGGGATAATACCAAACGCGGCGCCACCATTGCTTGCCATCTGACCTGCTCTCCCCGCAACGGGACTGCCCCAAGTCCTCGAAACTTGCCATACGGGCTTTTGCCTCCCCAGTACCTTGGGCGTCCGAGGACTCGATGGAGCAACATGGCAATCTTCGATGTCGCCTATGGGGTGGTTTGTCCTCTTCGCGGCTGGAGAGGTCGTCGATggttgcggcggcggcggcggtggtgtcGCGTGGAGAGCCGCGTGTTCCGTGACGGCTTGGGCGAGTAGTTCGTTCAagatatcctcttcatccggTGTGAAGTCGGATCCGTAGTTGCTGCTACAGTCGGAGATTGTATCTTTCATTAAAACTTGGGAGGACTGTGGGCAGGACATGCCTGCAATCCTGTCGGGGAGTTCATGTCATTGTGATGTGGAAAGTGGCGAGTGCCGCCGTTGATAAGTTATCGGGTATGATATCCCGTCATCAACTGCTCTAAATATTGCAAATGCGATATTCCAGAAATACGATGTCTGAGTACGCATGAGTAGAATAAAAGTATGAGGAATCGCAGTGTCTATAAATCACTATATTGCATAGTCTATCAAGGGCGCTGTAAACACACGCTATCTATAATCCAACCAAACCCACCCAATGCCGCCACATCTAAATCTATGTACAACAAGGGAACAAAAACCAAAGGGGtataagaaagaagacatccgAACTATGCCTTCAGCGTCGCTGAGGCGCCAATACCGATCTGCGAAGCCGCTGCCTCAGCCAACTCATTGGCCTCGACTTCTCGCGCCGCCTTCTGGTTCAACCAGCTGAGATACGTCTGCCATCCGACCGCAATAACTCCAGAAAATATATTCCGAAACTGAGCCGGCACGTACATGAAGCTGAACGCGGTGACTGCAGGCCACAACTTCGCGCTGTTGGTGATACTCACCGGAAGCGCTTTCTTCAGACGCTCCCAGGTCTCCTCGAGAGTTGCGCCGGAAAGCAGCGAGTGGACACTGAAGAAGTAGGTGTTGAAGACGGGTGTGAACACGGCCTGTTGCACGCAGACCTTAGTGAGGATCGAGAGGAATTTGGATGCGAAATTGAAGTGGTGGTGAAGGAACATGAACCTATTGTTGATCTATTAGTATATTGTCCCATTATGGCAAAGCTAAAAGACCGGGGACAGCATACCAGTTATACGACGGAATGCTTGATCCTGCGCCCACGGTCAAATGCCGCAATGTCCTCCACGGGGCATATCCCCCTCCGGATGTCGCGGCGTCATTGTCTTCACTCTCTGAATTTTCTCGGGCTGTATCCTTGACCGACTTGTTATCTGACGGAAACAATAACTGTGCGCTCAAGTCACCGCACAGGTACACGACGATCGAGCTCCAAAATTGTGTCGCATAAGGCCTTCTTTCCTGAATCCGCGAATATGACCGTCCGAGCTTGCCAAGGGGTCCCTCCACGATAACGTCACGCAGCGATCGTGATCGGGCACTGGCGGGGACTGTACGCGGGGTGGcggaggaacaggaggaTTGCGTCGATGAAGGGGGTGCGGCTTTAGACTGAGCGTTCTGGGAGGGTACGTTTTTCTCAGGACTCTTCGGCGATGAGCTGGTAGATCGGTTTCCTTGAGGCCGTATGCGAGATGATAGATGGGACCGCGAAAATAGCGTTGGCCGTTTGCCAAGCTGGGTGACAAGTGTATGTCTCATGTTTTTAGTTGTGCTGGAGTATAGAAATCTCGCATATGGAAGGGCGATCAACCGAATGATAACCGTAACGAGCCTATTGAGAATAACCCCCTTGAGTGACCTGTCGAAGCTCAGGATCCGcacaagaacagcagcacAGTCAGCAGAAAATAAGGCACATCATGTTGAGTCAAAATTGAATCAGCGCAGGAGATTTATTCCGCAATCAGCGCGGTCGGCACTGCTTCTCTGCCGAGGGTCGGGTCCAGCGAAGGCGGCAAGCCTTTCCGATCGGAGTCAAAAATCTATTGGTTCTTAAGTCCGAGATACAAAGGCCGAATCATTCACGATAAAGCAaattattcttctttctagCACATTACATACATCCACCAGATCAGATCCCAACTCCACGGTCTATAATGCAAGCAACCAGGAAAATATGCAATGACACGCCGGGTATATCAACATGAAACAGTCGTCTAAATAATAAGAGTAGAGCCCTGGAAAAAGGGCTCAATACATGGACACaaaactttttttctcttccatcacGCACATCTCACATCAACACGTCGAGTGTTATCAACAAAAGGGTATAAGGATAAATAGGGTAATAGATACTAAAAATTATCGACATAGTCGGTATCGGTATGTTTAAAATGCCGGGAAAGTGAAGAACTTGAAGGGTGGCTGCGCAATAATTCTTCGATCATTTGAAGGACTCGCGAGTATGAACGCGGTCAATATCGTACGGGTTCCCGTCATAGATCGACTGACGTGCAGAACCGGCGGTTCGAACCGATGATTTAGTGCGAACTTGTTGCACCGGCGGCAGCTCGCCAACATGCGAGCCGCTTTCATCGTCACTACTATCGGAAACCTCAACACCAGGCGCTTCCGTGCGGTCATAGGCCGGCTCAAGTTCCTTGTCTTCAGGCTCACCCTGCTGTTGTTTAATTTGCTGCGCCATCTTGCGCATAAAGGCATCGGATTCGGCTGCGTACTTGCAGCGCAAGCGGATCTTAGGTCCGTAAATATAGAATAGGAACGGGAACGGTACACATGCAAGAGCCAGGAAGGCAGGAATGGTGGAAGCCCAGTGAATGCCAAGGTCACTGTACATATAGGTCGTGAAAAGCGGGAAGACGGCACCAAAAATCGATCGCAGAACCGAGTTTGCTGCCAAGACAGACGCAGCAAAGATGGTATATGTGTCAATGAGGTAGGTCAGGATACTCAGGAACACCAGGACCATTCCAAAACCGAAGGGGGCTCCTGCCGCGACGCAGGCCATCCAGTGGATAGATGGGTAGTTCGTC
Proteins encoded in this window:
- a CDS encoding uncharacterized protein (predicted protein), with protein sequence MIFTALPTTITQHHLSNVTAICLLATLTTYLLHSLWKKHHSSKSPESDPEQKSLSPASKFKQPTRKPGEWTPSDFKRPPAAPYPDWDVHTTKPKPYRPFRYGPEPTVNTSSQWACEA
- a CDS encoding dolichyl-P-Man:Man(6)GlcNAc(2)-PP-dolichol alpha-1,2-mannosyltransferase (mannosyltransferase), with product MASARKTIEVSSMPTGQAPRSKKRPPPPPYYIPLNITLYVFLISNAIAAFLAPVQDCDEVFNFWEPTHYLDHGYGLQTWEYSPVYSIRSWLYVTIHAIVGKVASLALVTKSSQFYAIRFFLALVCAACQTRLYAAICRTLSPKIGLFFLMIVAFSPGMFHASTAFLPSSFTMYMSMLGLTAFLDWRRQKIAQGIMWFGLGAIVGWPFAGALIVPLLLAELLVGVISGSLGTVVSGIFNGSIRCLAILAAEIAVDYAFLRKFAVVPWNIVAYNIFGGEGKGPDIFGTEPWTFYIRNLLLNFNIWFIFAMSAAPLLLLQAIFRPQATKKEIPLRTLAVIAPFYMWFAIFTAQPHKEERFMYPAYPFLALNAAIAIHIILTYVGSKDSKGSKGTLLAQAKLTIVTAVVLAAINAGLLRTVGMITAYNAPLKVFEPLERLDIPQAGDSVCFGKEWYRFPSSFFLPDGMRAKFIRSEFRGLLPGQFPDATDYPALFDGTSQIPEGMNDLNQEDPGKYVDISQCSFLVDSYFPSRDATELEPDYIHDESQWEVMSCKPFLDASQTGLIGRLIWVPDLPGLPDQLQRKWGQYCLLRRRDVSAETD
- a CDS encoding exonuclease V (predicted protein) codes for the protein MASFEDLGQSRCGESRSDGKQWWRRVWYYPVFFPPGFGGLCLLWGADGLTKRLVEHPNSTEGRTKERERHVAREKEWATGATDAVADNRAPIERFRKPPNKAFSVTDLISPAWCELQYWYTLTKFGRKRRTPAMKQGSTIHKTLEDELYTTVPVEITTKEDALALRIWNIIQGLRTLREYGITRELEVWGLVDGELVNGVIDQLSYECPDSELEATAASYYADVEASRAVLPEYQMSLSDYLLSPSQGGKRLTDLSWNGEQEDSLDDSGIGSQSSSEAFSLPRIYMTDVKTRASASVPTVKSSSFRPTLLQLQMYYHMLNRLATSEDVSIELLASRYGLDPTRTFTDAFIAEVGGLNDQFFDTLSSQEFDRDFTPEDAAGRRTSYGADSAPPGSQDSTSILLAHNNLTSLWKLMKDQLRLTFLPPAHSTPVSVAPSIPSEFQPGLLEPYPTVLSPLLTARYLSSAPTTDTESRLLGSRSFLFDPTALTAYLSDQMEWWRGERNPRGVEVMDAWKCRICEFRDECSWRQERELAFAKRRRRRSSSLAV
- a CDS encoding Mpv17/PMP22 family protein (predicted protein); this translates as MRHTLVTQLGKRPTLFSRSHLSSRIRPQGNRSTSSSPKSPEKNVPSQNAQSKAAPPSSTQSSCSSATPRTVPASARSRSLRDVIVEGPLGKLGRSYSRIQERRPYATQFWSSIVVYLCGDLSAQLLFPSDNKSVKDTARENSESEDNDAATSGGGYAPWRTLRHLTVGAGSSIPSYNWFMFLHHHFNFASKFLSILTKVCVQQAVFTPVFNTYFFSVHSLLSGATLEETWERLKKALPVSITNSAKLWPAVTAFSFMYVPAQFRNIFSGVIAVGWQTYLSWLNQKAAREVEANELAEAAASQIGIGASATLKA
- a CDS encoding RNA-binding snoRNP assembly protein NAF1 (uncharacterized conserved protein) — protein: MALRKKKSSRIRFCLRSYLQLYHYYYYYYYYFPSRLWDTSFSRLQRHIMSDRQPPVQPQHSLEDANEGPPVKRTCMNDTPPIALTPADDGSDFYNTPWVARTPAEPSENPGAAIQGQTNEPATTSHPSTLIPGLNLVNDSLKDLQPAQSDPSPSPNPGPQEGAHTDTQNGMDLEETEPKKQEPTVENIGNVEGEQNSEPRSQAEVPNQPQADDNMTNGDASGTGTVPPPDAMEHDQAEQDEEEHPEWEIDFSPYESSSDDSSSDSSDDSDEDDEDYPILSPEEQARILMQAELGSDDEGEGKGKSGGHIRTANEIPEEAPPIPDVTVTPEMKIVHLGHVEAIVENTVLIAANTSGEYQVLESGSLLCFEDRSVAGVVAETLGRVENPLYTIRFPTAAAVEERGLSKGKDVYYVEQHSTFVFTQPLKGMKGSDASNFHDEEIAEDEVEFSDDEAEAEYKRKLKQKRQERKEARDGPAKAKKGPPGPSKLSQTELNYDDNAGEDGYTPLARPKNFHEMMGRQEAPVENDGPTGRGGFRGGRGRGRGFDRGRGGRGRGGGPRETQRQSYQQQGSDAQPQSSNYSQHAYQQTQPNAYGMPQQYPAYPSFPQQQQQQQPQQQPQPQQQFGQAAAPPGFNFQMPFQQAYPQQNPYQFPHNMQINPLFLAALQQQQQQQQYQQQQAPGQQPAQAATMNFDQVKAQLDLLRQLSNNNQGPPRS
- a CDS encoding heme-dependent oxidative N-demethylase family protein (predicted protein); the encoded protein is MDAAMELLEELYVAFLSIHPPLHIPPIHSSTQPIHDTNHPPPKNQNHQLTPPTHRTTYLPERYPTLFRKTPTGITNLLTQETLTTVPPLSEDPMQTCGRLIQDDLALMLERPDGEYYLLAGSILLAGFWRLEDKYGMRLSEIHTSGSVPGYKEKLEKGMLNFFRRLRPEDPVLRNNYFIQVDESLPWSHSIGSEDGETVSWNTAEKNRAIEHHFFRSERQSLRRLPRSGAVVFTIRTYFEPITEVVKEPYVPGRLASAVRSWGEDVARYKGREKYGEVLLEYLDRVWVSLCL